Proteins encoded by one window of Vibrio algicola:
- a CDS encoding YcjF family protein, translated as MSEYKSKQVFSTDKADVTPKSDKREQNQDPRDRLAQATQQTGYVEAEPLDKLNASLHFNDQVHFNDHTQFTPMTLEQQAASDNDLALEEKIVAVIRPKGKRRIFWSLGGLSFAGLLGWQCVDNVLTAYQTHDWLSLGWSALIASAASFGIAVTLKELWKLRRLGKQLSHQEKAMDMMFASPDNKASHASSYGKAVPFCESIAQEAGITLEHVGFDRWKTSVTANHNDADVIELYDAMVVSVQDQQAKKLVANYACEAAVLVAISPLAIADMALIAWRNFKLIDELGKIYGVELGYFSRLRLVKLVFVNMAAAGASELVVDASMHALSMDIAGKLSARAAQGIGVGLLTARLGIKAMALLRPLPWQKDKAVRLAEIRKQIVLRVVGKNK; from the coding sequence ATGAGTGAATATAAATCGAAACAAGTTTTCTCAACTGATAAAGCTGATGTTACCCCCAAGTCGGATAAGCGTGAACAAAATCAAGATCCTAGAGATCGGTTGGCGCAAGCGACACAACAAACCGGTTATGTCGAAGCCGAACCTTTAGATAAGCTAAACGCCTCGCTGCATTTTAATGACCAAGTTCATTTTAACGATCACACGCAATTCACACCGATGACGTTAGAACAACAAGCGGCATCAGATAACGATCTAGCGCTTGAAGAAAAAATAGTGGCAGTCATACGGCCAAAAGGTAAGCGGCGGATATTTTGGAGCCTAGGCGGATTATCCTTTGCGGGGTTATTAGGCTGGCAATGTGTTGATAATGTTTTAACCGCCTATCAAACCCATGATTGGCTATCACTAGGGTGGTCGGCACTGATCGCGAGCGCGGCATCATTTGGTATTGCCGTTACGCTGAAAGAATTATGGAAATTACGTCGTCTGGGTAAACAACTGAGTCATCAAGAAAAAGCGATGGATATGATGTTTGCCTCACCAGACAATAAAGCCTCACACGCTTCAAGTTATGGTAAGGCCGTGCCTTTTTGTGAATCTATTGCTCAAGAAGCGGGTATTACCCTTGAGCATGTCGGCTTTGATCGTTGGAAAACCTCTGTCACTGCCAACCATAATGATGCGGATGTGATTGAATTATATGATGCGATGGTGGTCAGCGTGCAAGATCAGCAAGCTAAAAAACTGGTTGCTAATTATGCCTGTGAAGCAGCCGTTTTAGTGGCGATAAGCCCACTTGCCATTGCCGATATGGCGTTAATTGCTTGGCGTAATTTCAAATTAATTGATGAGCTAGGCAAAATCTATGGCGTTGAGCTTGGCTATTTCTCTCGTTTACGTTTAGTCAAATTAGTGTTTGTAAATATGGCCGCCGCAGGGGCGAGTGAATTAGTGGTGGATGCCAGCATGCATGCATTATCGATGGATATTGCTGGTAAATTATCGGCACGCGCCGCGCAAGGTATTGGCGTCGGATTATTAACCGCGCGCCTTGGTATTAAAGCGATGGCGTTATTACGACCACTGCCCTGGCAAAAAGACAAAGCGGTTCGCCTAGCTGAAATTCGCAAACAGATCGTCTTACGAGTGGTGGGTAAGAACAAGTAA
- a CDS encoding YcjX family GTP-binding protein, with the protein MKLQQEVNDLVKRSLDRHLRLAVTGLSRAGKTAFITSLVNQLLHSSTQDNLPLFEASRNKQLLGAKRIPQTNLMVPRFDYDLAIEQLNETPPQWPEPTRDVSEIRLAIRFKPNKGARRLLKSTSTLYLDIVDYPGEWLLDLPLLDMSFEQWSKQQLKNLQGDNATSIRARLAKEWLVKLNHFDLYQQANENRVAELSRAYTAYLHECKKAGLHWVQPGRFVLPGELEGAPVLQFFPAILELDSDGKPVQGISKNCAYAMLRSRFNEYKKKIVKAFYQQHFASFDRQIVLVDCLQPLNAGHDSFNDMSRAITQLLQSFKYGRNSILKRLFSAKIDKVLFAATKADHVTPDQHGNMVSLLQQLVNEAWQHVSYEGIDMECMSLSSIQATMPGYASRGDTTLQAIKGTTLEQETLTLYPGEVPSTLPNQAYWQQHGFDFHQFRPLKIPQGQSLPHIRMDKAMQFLLGDKLR; encoded by the coding sequence ATGAAGTTACAACAAGAAGTGAATGATTTAGTCAAACGCAGTCTTGATCGCCATTTACGTTTGGCGGTGACGGGCTTGTCTCGTGCAGGCAAAACGGCCTTTATCACCTCTTTAGTGAATCAATTACTTCATAGTTCGACCCAAGATAATTTACCTCTATTTGAAGCAAGTCGTAATAAGCAATTATTAGGCGCAAAGCGGATCCCGCAAACCAACTTAATGGTGCCACGCTTTGATTATGATTTAGCGATTGAGCAACTTAATGAAACCCCACCGCAGTGGCCAGAACCGACCCGAGATGTTAGTGAAATCCGCTTGGCGATACGTTTTAAGCCGAACAAAGGGGCGCGGCGTCTACTGAAATCAACCTCCACTTTATATTTGGATATTGTTGATTACCCAGGAGAATGGTTGTTGGATCTTCCTTTACTCGATATGAGCTTCGAGCAATGGTCGAAACAACAATTAAAAAATCTGCAAGGTGATAACGCCACCAGCATTCGAGCTCGTTTAGCCAAAGAATGGTTGGTAAAGTTAAACCATTTTGATTTATATCAGCAGGCCAATGAAAATCGGGTGGCTGAGTTATCTCGTGCCTATACCGCTTATTTGCATGAATGTAAAAAAGCAGGCTTACATTGGGTGCAACCGGGTCGCTTTGTGTTGCCCGGTGAGCTTGAAGGCGCGCCGGTGCTGCAGTTTTTCCCTGCCATTCTTGAGTTAGATTCGGATGGTAAACCGGTACAAGGCATCAGCAAAAACTGTGCTTATGCGATGCTGCGTTCTCGCTTTAATGAATACAAAAAGAAAATCGTTAAAGCCTTTTACCAGCAACACTTTGCCAGTTTTGATCGTCAAATCGTGCTGGTGGATTGTCTGCAACCACTCAATGCCGGTCACGACTCATTTAATGATATGAGCAGGGCGATCACGCAATTATTACAAAGCTTTAAATATGGACGTAATTCGATTCTAAAACGCCTGTTTTCAGCCAAAATTGATAAAGTGTTATTCGCTGCAACGAAAGCCGATCATGTCACCCCAGATCAACATGGCAATATGGTGTCGTTACTCCAACAATTGGTTAATGAGGCTTGGCAACATGTGTCTTATGAAGGCATTGATATGGAGTGCATGAGTTTGTCATCGATTCAAGCCACTATGCCAGGTTATGCCAGTCGCGGTGATACCACCTTACAAGCGATAAAAGGCACCACTCTAGAGCAAGAAACCTTAACACTTTATCCCGGAGAAGTGCCCTCAACGCTACCCAACCAAGCGTATTGGCAACAACATGGTTTTGATTTTCATCAGTTTAGACCGCTTAAGATCCCGCAAGGTCAATCATTACCCCACATTCGAATGGACAAAGCGATGCAGTTTTTATTAGGAGATAAACTACGATGA